A DNA window from Heliomicrobium undosum contains the following coding sequences:
- the cbiB gene encoding adenosylcobinamide-phosphate synthase CbiB, whose translation MNVIAPLLVKDLPLFLDFGLSIGAVTLLLALLYDSLVGDPRWLPHPVIGIGRLITFLEKKLYPASAGSTYVTTGAGNRSAFLRGTVLSVATVAVTFAIAALVMSVIHLTGFGELAGSAPTLPALLGKLAAAILLGIAFAGRCLAEAALEIKGLLEQGDLAEARRKLSWIVGRDTMNLGEGEIVRATVETVAENTVDGITSPLFYALLLGVPGAYAYKAVNTLDSMIGYRNDRYLWFGRFAARLDDAANYIPARLTGLSMVLAATLMGFPFKRMIATWREDARRHPSPNSGIPESVMAGALGVQLGGLNTYQGRPSHRATMGQPLVTLEARHIGQAVQVMALTTAIFAFAGSAILIGLGKWL comes from the coding sequence ATGAACGTAATTGCACCCTTATTGGTGAAGGACCTGCCGCTTTTTCTCGATTTCGGACTCTCCATCGGCGCCGTCACCTTGCTCTTGGCGCTCCTCTATGACAGCCTGGTGGGAGACCCCCGTTGGCTTCCCCATCCGGTCATCGGCATCGGCAGGTTGATCACTTTTTTGGAAAAAAAGCTCTACCCGGCCTCAGCCGGGAGCACATACGTCACGACCGGCGCAGGGAATCGCTCCGCCTTCCTAAGAGGAACGGTCCTGTCGGTTGCAACCGTCGCCGTTACCTTCGCCATCGCCGCGCTCGTGATGTCGGTTATCCATCTGACCGGCTTCGGCGAGCTGGCGGGCAGCGCCCCGACCTTGCCGGCCCTCCTGGGGAAATTGGCCGCCGCCATCCTGCTGGGGATCGCCTTCGCCGGGCGCTGCCTGGCCGAGGCCGCCCTGGAGATCAAAGGGCTATTGGAGCAGGGAGACCTAGCGGAGGCGCGGCGGAAGCTTTCCTGGATCGTGGGTCGAGACACAATGAACCTCGGTGAAGGCGAAATTGTTCGGGCGACCGTTGAAACAGTGGCGGAAAACACCGTCGACGGCATCACGAGCCCGCTCTTTTACGCCTTATTGCTGGGCGTCCCTGGCGCCTATGCCTATAAGGCGGTCAACACCCTCGATTCCATGATCGGCTACCGGAACGACCGTTACCTCTGGTTCGGCCGCTTCGCCGCCCGCCTTGATGACGCGGCCAATTACATCCCCGCCCGGCTGACAGGCCTCTCCATGGTCCTGGCGGCGACACTGATGGGCTTTCCCTTCAAACGCATGATCGCCACCTGGCGGGAAGACGCCCGCCGCCACCCCAGCCCGAACAGCGGCATCCCCGAGTCGGTCATGGCCGGCGCGCTCGGGGTGCAGTTGGGCGGCCTCAATACCTACCAGGGACGGCCTTCCCACCGGGCCACCATGGGCCAGCCGCTCGTCACCCTGGAGGCCCGCCACATCGGCCAAGCCGTGCAGGTGATGGCGCTGACGACAGCAATTTTTGCCTTCGCCGGTTCCGCAATTCTCATCGGATTAGGAAAGTGGTTGTGA
- a CDS encoding cobyrinate a,c-diamide synthase: MIPSVVIAGAHSGAGKTTVTMGLLAALRRRGLTVQSFKTGPDYIDPTFHRLITGRTCSNLDTWMMEAGTIERLFRRAVEGAQVALIEGVMGLFDGAAGEPPGGAGSTAALAALLQAPIVLVVDARSAAQSIAAVVYGFCRLNPALPVAGVVLNRIGSARHGRMVRQAVEQTCRIPVLGCLPRDAVQPMPERHLGLVSAVEKTASLETYWRSLADVIEEHLDVDLLLERMTVYAAKSSPREGEPTGNEKNAAGKLKSPAARVAIARDEAFHFYYEDGLRDLAERGIEWVPFRPVAGDPIPAGIDGLYLGGGYPELYLEQIVANSAFLQELAYLHRNDMPIYAECGGFMTLCRSIRDSNGREYPLAGLVPATCVMGKKRRALGYVTAEIAGDSLLGRRGDRLRGHEFHYSDAAFAPEAAPSPAFILTKTSTAGENPESRPDGYSRGALTASYFHFHFSAFPATMDHFVDRLCGGSHNGGSLNGGSRNGDRLSAAEPTTRPAESRQGRSVPEGGSGP, translated from the coding sequence ATGATCCCTTCTGTCGTGATCGCCGGCGCCCACAGCGGCGCAGGAAAAACCACCGTCACCATGGGCCTCCTGGCGGCATTGCGGCGGCGAGGGTTGACGGTGCAGAGTTTCAAGACGGGACCTGATTACATCGACCCCACCTTCCATCGCCTGATCACGGGACGGACCTGTTCCAACCTGGATACGTGGATGATGGAGGCGGGCACGATCGAGCGCCTGTTCCGGCGCGCCGTCGAGGGGGCGCAGGTCGCCTTGATTGAGGGGGTCATGGGTCTCTTCGACGGCGCCGCCGGGGAACCGCCGGGGGGGGCCGGGAGCACAGCCGCCCTGGCTGCGTTGTTGCAGGCCCCCATCGTCCTGGTGGTGGACGCCCGTTCCGCCGCCCAAAGCATCGCCGCTGTCGTCTACGGCTTTTGCCGCCTGAACCCGGCGTTGCCGGTAGCCGGTGTGGTCCTCAACCGGATCGGCTCGGCGCGCCACGGCCGCATGGTCCGCCAGGCGGTGGAGCAGACCTGCCGGATTCCTGTTCTCGGCTGCCTCCCCCGCGATGCCGTTCAGCCCATGCCGGAGCGTCACTTAGGGCTCGTATCGGCTGTGGAAAAGACGGCTTCCCTGGAAACCTACTGGCGGTCTCTGGCCGATGTGATCGAGGAACACCTGGATGTGGATTTACTGTTAGAGCGGATGACGGTGTATGCCGCCAAAAGCTCGCCACGGGAAGGTGAACCTACGGGGAACGAGAAAAATGCGGCGGGTAAGCTCAAAAGCCCGGCGGCTCGCGTTGCTATCGCCCGTGACGAGGCTTTTCATTTTTACTATGAAGACGGGCTGCGCGATCTGGCCGAGCGCGGCATCGAGTGGGTTCCCTTCCGGCCGGTGGCAGGCGATCCGATTCCGGCGGGGATCGACGGGCTCTACCTGGGCGGGGGTTATCCGGAACTCTACCTGGAGCAAATTGTGGCCAACAGCGCCTTTTTGCAGGAACTGGCTTACCTGCATCGGAACGATATGCCCATCTACGCCGAGTGCGGCGGTTTCATGACCCTCTGCCGGTCGATCCGCGACAGCAACGGCCGCGAGTATCCGCTGGCCGGCCTTGTGCCCGCCACCTGTGTGATGGGCAAAAAACGGCGCGCCCTGGGCTATGTGACCGCCGAAATCGCGGGAGACAGCCTGCTCGGCCGCCGGGGAGATCGGTTGCGCGGCCATGAGTTTCACTACTCTGACGCCGCCTTTGCGCCGGAAGCCGCGCCGAGTCCCGCCTTTATCCTCACCAAGACGAGCACGGCCGGGGAAAACCCGGAGAGCCGCCCAGACGGCTACAGCCGGGGCGCCTTGACGGCCTCGTACTTTCATTTTCACTTTTCCGCCTTTCCGGCGACCATGGATCATTTTGTCGATCGACTCTGCGGCGGCAGTCATAACGGCGGCAGTTTAAACGGTGGCAGCCGTAACGGTGACCGCCTTAGCGCCGCCGAACCCACCACGAGGCCTGCGGAGAGCCGGCAGGGCCGCTCCGTTCCAGAAGGGGGAAGCGGACCATGA
- a CDS encoding cob(I)yrinic acid a,c-diamide adenosyltransferase — MTPGLIQVYTGDGKGKTTAALGLCLRAAGHGKRCEIIQFQKGSAYMGELYAIQRVPEIAITQFGWGCPRSALIRSGFAHCVNCGDCFRRNRAPENPWPRLGLAYASEVLREGRAELVVLDEVSYIMNRGYVTVDEVLSLLRSRPAGMEVVLTGRRMPPEIIEQAHLVTELFPQKHPLADGVSPSRRGIEY; from the coding sequence ATGACGCCGGGGCTAATTCAGGTCTATACGGGCGACGGCAAAGGGAAGACGACAGCCGCTCTCGGGCTCTGCCTGCGTGCCGCCGGCCACGGCAAGCGCTGCGAGATCATCCAGTTTCAAAAAGGCAGCGCCTATATGGGGGAACTGTACGCGATCCAACGCGTGCCGGAGATCGCCATCACCCAGTTCGGCTGGGGCTGTCCCCGGTCGGCGCTGATCCGTTCCGGCTTCGCCCATTGTGTCAACTGCGGTGATTGTTTTCGTCGCAACCGGGCGCCGGAGAATCCCTGGCCGCGCCTCGGCCTTGCCTATGCTAGCGAGGTGCTGCGGGAGGGTCGGGCCGAACTGGTCGTCCTCGATGAGGTGAGCTACATCATGAACCGGGGCTATGTGACCGTCGATGAGGTGCTGTCCCTGCTGCGCAGCCGCCCGGCGGGGATGGAAGTGGTTCTTACCGGTCGACGCATGCCGCCGGAGATCATCGAACAGGCCCACCTGGTTACCGAATTGTTTCCCCAAAAACACCCCCTTGCCGACGGGGTCAGCCCTTCCCGGCGGGGGATTGAGTATTAG
- the cobT gene encoding nicotinate-nucleotide--dimethylbenzimidazole phosphoribosyltransferase, with protein sequence MTLEALIEQIKPLNAEAMEKAQDHLDDLTKPRGSLGVLEDMVKRLAGIFGEIPKEPLQKAIILMAGDHGVMEEGVSAFPQEVTPQMVINFSNGGAGINVLARHAGADLICVDMGIAVDMPDLPGLIRRKVAYGTKNMTKGPAMTREEAIQAILIGAEVVDDAVQRGVRIVGTGEMGIGNTTPSAAIIAALGGFAVEDVVGRGTGVNDKQLQIKIDAIKRALEVNQPNLADGLDVLAKVGGLEIAGLAGVCLGAAAQGIPVVIDGFISGAAAVIAGTICPQARDYMIGSHLSEEPGHKFMLDYLGLKPMLMMNFRLGEGTGAALGMTMIDAAVKISNEMATFSSAGVSESID encoded by the coding sequence ATGACACTGGAAGCTCTGATCGAACAGATCAAACCCTTGAACGCCGAAGCGATGGAAAAAGCGCAAGACCACCTGGATGACCTGACCAAGCCCCGGGGTAGCCTGGGTGTGCTCGAAGACATGGTCAAACGTTTGGCCGGCATCTTTGGCGAGATCCCGAAGGAGCCCCTGCAAAAAGCGATCATCCTGATGGCCGGCGACCATGGCGTCATGGAAGAGGGGGTCAGCGCCTTCCCGCAGGAAGTGACGCCTCAGATGGTCATCAACTTCTCCAACGGCGGCGCCGGCATCAACGTCCTGGCCCGCCACGCCGGGGCGGACCTGATCTGTGTCGATATGGGCATCGCCGTCGACATGCCCGACCTTCCCGGCCTGATTCGGCGCAAAGTAGCCTATGGGACGAAAAACATGACAAAGGGTCCGGCTATGACCCGCGAAGAGGCGATCCAGGCCATCCTTATCGGGGCCGAGGTGGTCGACGACGCCGTACAGCGCGGGGTGCGCATCGTCGGCACCGGGGAAATGGGCATCGGCAACACGACGCCGTCGGCCGCCATCATCGCCGCCCTGGGCGGTTTCGCCGTTGAGGATGTGGTCGGACGGGGGACCGGTGTCAACGACAAGCAATTGCAAATCAAGATCGACGCCATTAAACGCGCCCTGGAAGTGAACCAACCCAACCTCGCCGACGGCCTGGATGTGCTTGCCAAGGTGGGCGGTCTGGAGATCGCCGGCCTCGCCGGTGTCTGCCTCGGCGCAGCCGCCCAGGGGATCCCGGTCGTTATCGACGGCTTCATCTCCGGCGCGGCGGCGGTGATCGCCGGAACCATCTGCCCGCAGGCCCGCGACTATATGATCGGTTCCCACCTCTCCGAGGAGCCTGGCCACAAGTTTATGCTCGATTACCTCGGCCTCAAACCGATGCTGATGATGAACTTCCGCCTCGGCGAGGGCACCGGCGCGGCCTTGGGCATGACCATGATCGACGCGGCCGTCAAGATCTCCAATGAAATGGCCACCTTCTCCAGCGCCGGCGTCAGCGAATCGATCGACTGA
- a CDS encoding adenosylcobinamide-GDP ribazoletransferase, with protein sequence MFVRPWLRFRLALSFFTRLPVGAMGESGDEDFGRSFVYLPLVGLLLGLLLSGASVIIGVLFPPVILPPLLLALHLYLTGGIHLDGFMDTFDGIFSARKPERVLEIMRDSRVGAHSVLAVTVLLMTKAAAIYALWEWGGSVHLSDQWQLSGLNQILDWWPAWNVISGLYGQGLSPLWITLLWMPMAGRWAVVFMVSGFPYARSQGMASLFNRYIDGSVLAAGTLFAVAVAGLVAGLAGWVSLALLWLFFRWWGGKLTRFLGGLTGDIYGASCEIGEVLLLLTALLLLRSL encoded by the coding sequence ATGTTTGTCCGGCCATGGCTGCGTTTTCGCCTCGCCCTCTCCTTTTTCACCCGCCTGCCGGTGGGGGCGATGGGGGAGAGCGGCGACGAAGACTTCGGCCGTTCCTTCGTCTACCTTCCCCTCGTTGGGTTGCTGCTTGGCCTGCTCCTGAGCGGGGCGTCTGTGATCATCGGCGTTCTCTTTCCGCCGGTCATCCTTCCGCCGCTCTTGCTGGCGCTGCATCTCTACCTGACCGGCGGGATTCATCTCGACGGGTTCATGGACACCTTTGACGGGATTTTTTCGGCCCGCAAGCCGGAACGGGTGCTGGAAATCATGCGCGATTCCCGCGTGGGCGCTCATTCCGTGCTGGCAGTGACGGTGTTGTTGATGACCAAGGCCGCCGCCATCTATGCCCTCTGGGAGTGGGGTGGCTCCGTCCACCTTTCCGACCAGTGGCAGCTAAGCGGCCTCAATCAAATCCTCGATTGGTGGCCGGCCTGGAACGTGATCTCCGGTTTATATGGTCAGGGCTTAAGCCCCCTCTGGATCACACTGCTGTGGATGCCCATGGCGGGGCGCTGGGCCGTCGTCTTTATGGTCAGTGGCTTCCCCTACGCTCGGAGCCAGGGGATGGCGTCGCTGTTCAACCGCTATATCGACGGATCGGTGCTTGCGGCAGGGACCCTTTTTGCCGTAGCGGTGGCCGGTCTTGTAGCCGGTCTCGCCGGATGGGTGTCCCTGGCGCTCCTTTGGCTCTTCTTTCGCTGGTGGGGCGGGAAACTCACCCGCTTTCTCGGCGGACTGACCGGCGACATCTACGGCGCTAGTTGTGAGATCGGTGAGGTGCTCCTTCTCTTGACGGCGTTGCTCTTGTTGAGGTCTCTTTAA